agatatagcGTCAAAAAGGTGATCACTTTAAAGCAGCCATAGTATAAAGCTGGTAGGCGGTTGTTATACCTCTAATTTGTTTGGAGTAACTAAAAAAGTTAATAATTATGAAACAAGTgtcatatatatttaaattacaAACTTTTTGAGTGCTTGCTTGACGCGAAAATGACCAAGTCATTGCCTCATTGCCCCAAAGCATTAGCTATATGTGCTACTCAAATAGGTAGACATACTCAGATaataaaagaagggaaaaaaaccCTTTACAACAAGGGGGGAATATCTGTAAGATCTACTTTAGCTTTTAGAATTTGGCTATGGATCTCTTGTTTCCACACTGAAAACTACCAAGATATCTGGAATTTTACAATATCACAGATATTTTTATAAGTACAGTATTTCAACATCAAGCATAATGCATTGAAAGGAAGAAAAATGTTACCAATAATCTAAACAAGAACAAGCACCATTTTGGAAGTGGTGAAACCGATTTCGATCTCTTACTACAATGTCCCTTTCATATATCTTTGAAATAAGCTTTGTACTTGCATGGCAATCACTGCAAATGCGAAGGTTCTTTATAATTCGTATAGTGGTGCCTGAATGAGATGCAATAAAAGCAAAAGCAATTGCAAGCCTCTCACTATGACAAAGGAGAGCATCTTCCTTCTCCTCCTCTGCTATGTCAAAAAACACTTCTTTAGTTCTGGGCTCATGACCATATTCTTTCAGCCTTCTGCCAATCTCTTCAAGTTTCATATAAATCTGTTCAGTATGGGGGTGCGTCTTATCTCCCATGAGGAACTCATGCATCACACCATCAATCTCAATCAAGCTACTTCCAGGCATTTTATTAATTTTTCGATCTTTCATCAGTTTCCTTACCCTTGTTACATCATCCCATTTATCAgtaattgcataaatatttgataaaagaACATAATTCCCACTAGTCTCTGGCTCTAACTGTATCAAGTTCTTGAGTGCAACTTCTCCTATTTCTAGATTACGATGAACTCTTGCTGCCCCAAGTAAAGACCTCCATAAAATTGCATTTGCCTTAATGGGCATGGTCTGAATCCTTCGCTCAGCCTCCTCAAGCTGCCCTGCTCGACCAAGAAGATCTACCAAACATCCATAATGCTCAAGTTTTGGTTCAATTCCATAAATCCCCTTCATAGACTCAAATAACTCACAACCCTCCTCTACCAATCCAACATGGGAGCAAGCACACATTGTAACTATTAAGGTTACATCGTCCACAAAAAGCCCTTCAAGTCTCATTTTCTTGAAAAGATCAAGTGCCCTGTGGCCGTAACCATGAATTGCAAATGCACCAATCATGGCATTGTAACACAATGTGTCTCTTTGAGTCAATAGTTCAAACAATTGGCGAGCCAAATCAAGACACCCACATTTAGAATACAATTCAATAAGAGCAGTACCCAAAAAGTGGTTTAACACCAATTTCTTCTTAATAACATAAGCATGTGCCCATGCTCCTTGGCTCAGTGCACCCAAATCAGAACAAGCACTAATCAGAGACACGAGAGTAACTTCACTAGGCCTAACCAGAGAATTTTGCATCTCCCCAAACAAAAGCAATACCTCTAAAGACAAATCAACATCTTCACTATCAACATTACCAAAACAACTAGCATTACCATTACGAGCGTAAGCAGCTAATATAGAATTCCATGTAGCCAAATCAGGCTTGCTAATTTGATTGAAGAAATATCTGGAAATATTCACCTTTCCACACTTGGAATAGAAATTGAGCAATGAAGCCTGAATGAAGTGATCGTAGGAGGGTTGAAGGAATTTTAGGACATGGGTGTGGAGGGCTCGACCGTGAGCGAGCCAGGGGTGAGA
This genomic stretch from Malania oleifera isolate guangnan ecotype guangnan chromosome 3, ASM2987363v1, whole genome shotgun sequence harbors:
- the LOC131152268 gene encoding pentatricopeptide repeat-containing protein At5g43790 isoform X3 — encoded protein: MQPTSCPIFNHPALLLLEKCKTLHALKQVHGWMITSGLILHTFPLSRILLTSSAIASSYSLSIFTRIPNPSIFLFNTLISSLSNHKRNAHLALSLYSQLISHKALRPNSFTFPSLFKACGSHPWLAHGRALHTHVLKFLQPSYDHFIQASLLNFYSKCGKVNISRYFFNQISKPDLATWNSILAAYARNGNASCFGNVDSEDVDLSLEVLLLFGEMQNSLVRPSEVTLVSLISACSDLGALSQGAWAHAYVIKKKLVLNHFLGTALIELYSKCGCLDLARQLFELLTQRDTLCYNAMIGAFAIHGYGHRALDLFKKMRLEGLFVDDVTLIVTMCACSHVGLVEEGCELFESMKGIYGIEPKLEHYGCLVDLLGRAGQLEEAERRIQTMPIKANAILWRSLLGAARVHRNLEIGEVALKNLIQLEPETSGNYVLLSNIYAITDKWDDVTRVRKLMKDRKINKMPGSSLIEIDGVMHEFLMGDKTHPHTEQIYMKLEEIGRRLKEYGHEPRTKEVFFDIAEEEKEDALLCHSERLAIAFAFIASHSGTTIRIIKNLRICSDCHASTKLISKIYERDIVVRDRNRFHHFQNGACSCLDYCMCAS
- the LOC131152268 gene encoding pentatricopeptide repeat-containing protein At5g43790 isoform X2; translation: MQPTSCPIFNHPALLLLEKCKTLHALKQVHGWMITSGLILHTFPLSRILLTSSAIASSYSLSIFTRIPNPSIFLFNTLISSLSNHKRNAHLALSLYSQLISHKALRPNSFTFPSLFKACGSHPWLAHGRALHTHVLKFLQPSYDHFIQASLLNFYSKCGKVNISRYFFNQISKPDLATWNSILAAYARNGNASCFGNVDSEDVDLSLEVLLLFGEMQNSLVRPSEVTLVSLISACSDLGALSQGAWAHAYVIKKKLVLNHFLGTALIELYSKCGCLDLARQLFELLTQRDTLCYNAMIGAFAIHGYGHRALDLFKKMRLEGLFVDDVTLIVTMCACSHVGLVEEGCELFESMKGIYGIEPKLEHYGCLVDLLGRAGQLEEAERRIQTMPIKANAILWRSLLGAARVHRNLEIGEVALKNLIQLEPETSGNYVLLSNIYAITDKWDDVTRVRKLMKDRKINKMPGSSLIEIDGVMHEFLMGDKTHPHTEQIYMKLEEIGRRLKEYGHEPRTKEVFFDIAEEEKEDALLCHSERLAIAFAFIASHSGTTIRIIKNLRICSDCHASTKLISKIYERDIVVRDRNRFHHFQNGACSCLDYCRDASLVGTRDGD
- the LOC131152268 gene encoding pentatricopeptide repeat-containing protein At5g43790 isoform X1; this encodes MQPTSCPIFNHPALLLLEKCKTLHALKQVHGWMITSGLILHTFPLSRILLTSSAIASSYSLSIFTRIPNPSIFLFNTLISSLSNHKRNAHLALSLYSQLISHKALRPNSFTFPSLFKACGSHPWLAHGRALHTHVLKFLQPSYDHFIQASLLNFYSKCGKVNISRYFFNQISKPDLATWNSILAAYARNGNASCFGNVDSEDVDLSLEVLLLFGEMQNSLVRPSEVTLVSLISACSDLGALSQGAWAHAYVIKKKLVLNHFLGTALIELYSKCGCLDLARQLFELLTQRDTLCYNAMIGAFAIHGYGHRALDLFKKMRLEGLFVDDVTLIVTMCACSHVGLVEEGCELFESMKGIYGIEPKLEHYGCLVDLLGRAGQLEEAERRIQTMPIKANAILWRSLLGAARVHRNLEIGEVALKNLIQLEPETSGNYVLLSNIYAITDKWDDVTRVRKLMKDRKINKMPGSSLIEIDGVMHEFLMGDKTHPHTEQIYMKLEEIGRRLKEYGHEPRTKEVFFDIAEEEKEDALLCHSERLAIAFAFIASHSGTTIRIIKNLRICSDCHASTKLISKIYERDIVVRDRNRFHHFQNVEMPLSLELEMVIEEINDGKAVLPEKPK